GAACTTTCAGGTCGTCAAGACCGGGGATCGCCTGAGTTTAGGCGATCGGGAGCTGATCTTTATTGAAGCACCGATGTTGCATTGGCCGGACAGCATGTTCTGTTATCTCACCGGAGAGGACATTCTGTTTTCCAACGATGCCTTCGGACAACACCTGGCGGCCGAGGAAGCCTATAATGACCGCGTGGATTCTTGTGAGCTCTGGGCGGAATGCATTAAATACTACGCCAATATTCTTACTCCCTTCAGTCCCCTGGTTCTCAAAAAAATCGAACAGTTCGCCGGCCTTGAATTGCCACTCAAGATGATTTGCCCCAGCCACGGTGTGCTCTGGCGCGATAACCCGATGCAGATTGTTCAAAAGTATCTGGAGTGGGCCAACCAATACCGGGAAGACCAGGTCACCATTATTTACGACACGATGTGGAATAGTACCCGGAGCATGGCCGAGGCTATTGCCGCGGGGATTCATCAGGCATCCCCTGCCACGGCGGTTAAGGTTTTCAACTGTGCCCGATCGGATAAAAACGATGTCATTACCGAGATTTTCAAATCCAAGGCGATTTTATTCGGTTCCCCGACCATCAATCAGGGCATCCTGACGGCGACGGCGGGAATGTTGGAAGAAATACGTGGGCTGAAATTCCGCGGAAAGAAAGCTGCAGCATTCGGTGCTTTTGGCTGGAGTGGCGAAAGTGTCGGGATGCTCAGTGAGAAACTCGGTGAAGCCGGATTTGATGTGGTCAATGGCGGGCTGCGTTTGCCGTGGGCCCCTGATGCCGAAGCCTTGCAACAGTGTGTAGATTTTGGCAGGGCTTTTGCCGAAACAGTCGGCTCTTAAACTTAGTGGGAAAACCGGGATAAACGCCGAAATGCAAAAATGGCGTATTGTGAATTCTCCCGGATTTGTTTGCAGGAATTCGTCATTGAGGCGAATAGTTGAAAGAAAAAAACCGAATTAGGAGGACTAACATGTTTTGTCATCAATGTGAGCAAGCAGCAAAAGGCACAGGCTGTACCAAGGTAGGCGTTTGCGGTAAACAACCGGATGTGGCCGCTCTGCAAGACAACCTGCTTTACGGCCTGCGGGGTCTGGCCTGCTACGCCAACGAAGCCCGCAAACTTGGGGCGAAGGACGGAGCTATCGACAAATTCATGCTTGAAGGGCTGTTTGCCACGGTGACCAACGTCGATTTCGATCCCAATCACCTTACCGCCGTCATTAAAGAATGCGGCAAGATGAAGGATAAGGCCCGCGATTTGTTCCTCAAGGCCGGCGGCAAGGAAGAGGGCTCCTCCCTGTTTGCCCGCATCAAGGCATTCTTCGGCGCCGAAGGCGACGGCAAAGGACCTATCGCCTGGACTCCGGCGGGGAACCTGGTAG
This DNA window, taken from Syntrophotalea carbinolica DSM 2380, encodes the following:
- a CDS encoding anaerobic nitric oxide reductase flavorubredoxin: MHFPVTNIVTWVGKTDWELRKFHGEEYSTHRGSTYNSYLVQDQKTALIDTVWAPFAKSYIEELFQKVSPEEIDFVIANHAEIDHSGALPELMRHLPGKPIYCTANGVKSLKGHYHADWNFQVVKTGDRLSLGDRELIFIEAPMLHWPDSMFCYLTGEDILFSNDAFGQHLAAEEAYNDRVDSCELWAECIKYYANILTPFSPLVLKKIEQFAGLELPLKMICPSHGVLWRDNPMQIVQKYLEWANQYREDQVTIIYDTMWNSTRSMAEAIAAGIHQASPATAVKVFNCARSDKNDVITEIFKSKAILFGSPTINQGILTATAGMLEEIRGLKFRGKKAAAFGAFGWSGESVGMLSEKLGEAGFDVVNGGLRLPWAPDAEALQQCVDFGRAFAETVGS